AGTAAGTACGACAAAAAAAGAAACCAATAAAATATAGAGTACTTTCATTAAAAGGATGTTTTTTTGGAACTATCCTTTATAAATTTTTAGTTTAGTTCCGGGCTTTAGGTTATTGCCACTAATATCGTTCCAATTTTTGATATTTTGGACTGAAACTCCAGGAAATTTTTGCGAAATACTCCACAATGAGTCTCCATTACGGACAGTATAGGTTTTTTCTGAGGTGTTATTTTGAACAGGTGCATTGCTAGCTATGTCTTGTGAGCTCTTATTTGGGTATATAATTAAGTTTTGCCCAACCTTTACGGTATTACTTCGCATTCCGTTCCAACTTTTTATTTGGCTAACACCCACGCCATATCTTTCGGCAATTCTACCTAAATAATCGCCTCTTTTAACCCGGTAACGTATCTTTTCGGGTTGTTCATAGAGTTCAGGCATAGGTTTTTCTGCCTCTTCCACTTCTTCCTGTGCAAATGCATAAATAGCAGCTTCATTAGTAACAAATGTACCCACTGCAGTTAAAGGAAGCCGCAACATATAATTCTCATCTTTAATTACCGGGATAATTCCCAACTTATAAGAGGGATTTAAAAATTCAAGTTCTTCCCGGTCTAAGTTGGTAAGTTTGGCTATTTGATCTAATGTTAGTTGTTGCTTGATTTTTATAGTATCAGTTGCAATGTAAGGAATACGTGGGCCTTGTTTTTTAAAGCCATGTTCCTGTGCATATTCAAAAATATACATTGTTGCCAAGAATGCAGGTACATAACCCGCAGTTTCACGTGGAAGGTAATTGCGAAGACTCCAGTAGTTTGTCTTTCCGCCGGAACGACGTATTGCTTTTGAAACATTGCCAGGACCCGAATTGTATGCTGCAAGGGCCAAATCCCAATCGTTGAAACTGTTGTTCAAGCTCTTTAAATATTTGCAGGCAGCCTCTGTAGCCATAATAGGATCTGAGCGTTCATCTACATATGAACTTACGTCCAAGCCAAACATTTTGCCTGTTGGATACATAAATTGCCACAGCCCCGTTGCACCTACTCTGGATTGGGCGCGAGGATTCAGCGCTGATTCTATAACCGCTAAATATTTTAATTCTAAAGGTAAATTGTGCCTGTCAAGTTCTTCTTCAAACATTGGGAAGTAATATTCACTAAGCCCCATAAGTCGCTCCAAAGTTCCACGGCGGTTCTTTAGGTATTGTTTTATTACACTTTCTAAGGATGCATTGTACTCTACCTTAAAGGGCGTGCGGGCATCCAGATCTTTTAAGCGTTGTTTGAGTACTTCCGTGGGCAGTTCATCATAATCAACCACACCATAATCCTGATCGGTAATACTGTTATATATATCTTCAAAAAGATCAGATTTGTAGAGTTCCTTTAACCAAAGACTGTCTTTTTTGCGGGCAAGGGCCATATCTTTTAGATCAAATACAGTGCTGTCCTTTAGAGATGTAGCTAGAACGGTGGAAGGCAATTCTTCAGCAATTTTTGAAACCTTGATAGAATCAACAACCTGAACTTTTTTAGTGTTCAGCTTCTTGCTTTGCTTTTTACCTTGCTGGGCAAAACTCATGCTGAAGGCTAGCAACAACACAAGGGGGAGAATTTTGTTTAGTTTCATCAGCTTTTTATTGTGTTTTGGGGATTTTAACAAACTCGCTTGATTAATACCTTTTTAGGGTTACCTGTTTATATTGTAAAAAATAACGCCTTTTTAAATAAAAAATTTTATCAAAAATAATGATTTCGCGAAATTACACAAATTTTAAACGCAAACACCTAATATTGTGTTATTTAACTTTTGCTATATACAGCTTTAATGCCTGGTAATGTTTTGCCTTCGAGCATTTCTAACATTGCACCACCCCCCGTAGACACATAGCTCACCTTATCTGAAAGGTTAAATTTTTGTACCGCAGCAACAGAATCGCCCCCGCCTACAAGTGAGAAAGCGCCATTTTGTGTTGCCTTAGCTATATTTTGTCCTAATATCTTTGTTCCTTCGGCAAATTTTTCCAATTCAAAAACTCCTACGGGCCCATTCCATAAAATGGTGTTGGACTTGGCTAGAACTTCTGCAAAAATTTCGTTTGTATTTGGTCCTACGTCAAGCCCCATCCAACCATCAGGAATATTATCTACTGAAGAAATCTTCGTATTTGCAGCTTCTGAAAAAGCATCGGCAATTATTGCATCTACTGGCAAATGAACTGCTACGCCTTTATTTTTAGCGATTTTTAAAATTTCCAGAGCAAGGTCCTGTTTGTCTTCTTCAACCAAAGAGCTTCCTATTTTTCCGCCCTGTGCTTTAATAAATGTGAAAGCCATTCCTCCGCCAATGATAAGGTGGTCGATCTTATCGAGGATATTCTCAATAATTGTAATTTTTGAAGAAACTTTTGCGCCACCAATAATAGCAGTGACGGGCTTTTCATTGGATTCCAACACTTTTTTTACATTTTCAATTTCTGAAGCAAGCAAAAGACCGAAACATTTATTCTCGGGAAAAAAATCTGCAATAATTGCTGTTGAAGCATGGGCACGATGCGCCGTACCAAAGGCATCGTTTACATATACATCTCCAAATTTTGAAAGCTTTTCGGCAAAATCTCGGTCGCCTTTGGTTTCCTCTTCATAAAAACGTAAATTTTCCAATAAAAGAATCTCTCCAGATTCTAAATTGGCAACTGCTTCTTCAACTTTAGGGCCTATGGAGTCGGGAACAAAAATCACTTGTACACCAATAGCATCAGATAGTGTTTTCACGATATGCTGAAGCGAAAACTCTTGCTCCTTATTTTTTGGCCTTCCCAAGTGTGACATTAAAACACAACTACCGCCGTCCTCCAAAATTTTCAGAATAGTGGGCTTTGCGGCTTGGATACGGGTATCATCAGTAACGTTGTGATTATCGTCAAGAGGTACATTGAAATCTACGCGGATAAGTGCTTTTTTATCTTTAAAATCTATGTCATTTACAGTTTTCATCTTTCCAAATTTATCTTGCAAATATAGTTTTTTGGTATTTATCCACCTGCCTAAGTTTCGATCAAAAAGAAAGTTGAAAATTTCTTAGATTTGCGGATGGATTTTTCAGAAGTAATAGGCCACCAACACATA
The Aequorivita iocasae genome window above contains:
- a CDS encoding phosphoglycerate kinase, translating into MKTVNDIDFKDKKALIRVDFNVPLDDNHNVTDDTRIQAAKPTILKILEDGGSCVLMSHLGRPKNKEQEFSLQHIVKTLSDAIGVQVIFVPDSIGPKVEEAVANLESGEILLLENLRFYEEETKGDRDFAEKLSKFGDVYVNDAFGTAHRAHASTAIIADFFPENKCFGLLLASEIENVKKVLESNEKPVTAIIGGAKVSSKITIIENILDKIDHLIIGGGMAFTFIKAQGGKIGSSLVEEDKQDLALEILKIAKNKGVAVHLPVDAIIADAFSEAANTKISSVDNIPDGWMGLDVGPNTNEIFAEVLAKSNTILWNGPVGVFELEKFAEGTKILGQNIAKATQNGAFSLVGGGDSVAAVQKFNLSDKVSYVSTGGGAMLEMLEGKTLPGIKAVYSKS
- a CDS encoding LysM peptidoglycan-binding domain-containing protein is translated as MKLNKILPLVLLLAFSMSFAQQGKKQSKKLNTKKVQVVDSIKVSKIAEELPSTVLATSLKDSTVFDLKDMALARKKDSLWLKELYKSDLFEDIYNSITDQDYGVVDYDELPTEVLKQRLKDLDARTPFKVEYNASLESVIKQYLKNRRGTLERLMGLSEYYFPMFEEELDRHNLPLELKYLAVIESALNPRAQSRVGATGLWQFMYPTGKMFGLDVSSYVDERSDPIMATEAACKYLKSLNNSFNDWDLALAAYNSGPGNVSKAIRRSGGKTNYWSLRNYLPRETAGYVPAFLATMYIFEYAQEHGFKKQGPRIPYIATDTIKIKQQLTLDQIAKLTNLDREELEFLNPSYKLGIIPVIKDENYMLRLPLTAVGTFVTNEAAIYAFAQEEVEEAEKPMPELYEQPEKIRYRVKRGDYLGRIAERYGVGVSQIKSWNGMRSNTVKVGQNLIIYPNKSSQDIASNAPVQNNTSEKTYTVRNGDSLWSISQKFPGVSVQNIKNWNDISGNNLKPGTKLKIYKG